A stretch of the Negativicoccus succinicivorans genome encodes the following:
- the thiT gene encoding energy-coupled thiamine transporter ThiT, with the protein MKLSTRVVTESGLCIALSLLLGMIVFWRMPQGGSIHAAHMVPLLLLALRRGSKVGMLGGLTYGLLHFLLGAKYSLHPLSIILDYLLAYAALGLAGYAKEHNRVSALVWSALAMFGRYVMSVLSGAIVFGSYAPAGMNPWWYSITYNATVIPPDAIINLVVLALIYAPIMRLRR; encoded by the coding sequence ATGAAATTATCGACACGTGTAGTAACGGAAAGCGGTCTTTGCATCGCGTTGAGTTTGCTCTTGGGGATGATCGTCTTTTGGCGCATGCCGCAAGGCGGATCGATTCACGCGGCGCATATGGTACCGCTTTTATTATTGGCGCTGCGGCGCGGATCGAAAGTCGGCATGCTGGGCGGATTGACGTACGGGTTGTTGCATTTTCTGTTGGGGGCGAAGTATTCGCTGCATCCGCTGAGCATTATTTTGGATTACCTGCTTGCTTACGCCGCGCTTGGTCTAGCGGGCTACGCGAAAGAGCATAATCGCGTCAGCGCGTTGGTTTGGTCGGCGCTCGCGATGTTCGGTCGTTATGTGATGAGCGTGCTGTCCGGCGCGATCGTGTTCGGATCGTATGCGCCGGCGGGCATGAACCCATGGTGGTACTCGATCACGTATAACGCGACGGTGATTCCTCCGGACGCGATCATCAATTTAGTAGTGCTGGCGTTAATTTACGCGCCGATCATGCGCCTTCGCCGCTGA